Proteins encoded together in one Macadamia integrifolia cultivar HAES 741 chromosome 8, SCU_Mint_v3, whole genome shotgun sequence window:
- the LOC122085893 gene encoding laccase-12-like — protein MQKPSCLSLLLGLLLFFVFASSFVDAKIHHHDFVVQETAVKRQCNSHNRITVNGMFPGPTLEVNNGDTLEVNVVNKGQYNVTIHWHGVRQLRSGWADGPEFVTQCPIRPGGSYTYRFTIQGQEGTLWWHAHSSWLRATVYGALIIQPQDGSSYPFTTPNRQAPILLGEWWNSNPIDVVREATRTGGTPNVSDAYTINGQPGDLYNCSSPQDTVVITVDSGETNLLRVINAALNQQLFFTVANHKLTVVGADASYLKPFTTSVLMLGPGQTTDILITADQTPARYYMAARAYNSAQGAPFDNTTTTAILEYKSAPCLANNSSCSTPPVLPSLPAYNDTNTATAFAASFRSRTKVQVPTDIDQNLFFTVGLGLLNCPPGASASNCQAPNRTRFIASMNNVSFALPSNFSLLQAHQQSIPGVFTTDFPAAPAVQFDYTGNVSRSLWQPVRGTKLYRLKYGSGVQIVLQGTSIFTAENHPIHLHGYDFYIIAQGFGNFNPKTDTSKFNLVDPPLRNTVGVPVKGWAVIRFIADNPGVWLMHCHLDVHLNWGLATAFLVEDGVGELQSLQPPPDDLPIC, from the exons ATGCAAAAACCATCGTGCCTCTCTCTACTTCTTGGTCTTTtgctcttctttgtttttgcctCATCTTTTGTAGATGCAAAAATTCACCACCATGACTTTGTG GTTCAAGAAACGGCAGTGAAGAGGCAGTGCAATAGCCATAATAGAATCACAGTGAATGGAATGTTTCCAGGGCCAACATTGGAAGTTAACAATGGAGACACTTTAGAAGTCAACGTCGTAAATAAAGGACAATATAATGTCACTATCCATTG GCATGGTGTTCGACAACTGCGATCAGGATGGGCGGATGGGCCTGAATTCGTGACCCAATGCCCCATCAGGCCTGGCGGGAGTTACACCTACCGATTCACAATCCAGGGACAGGAAGGGACATTGTGGTGGCATGCTCACAGCTCATGGCTAAGAGCCACTGTTTATGGAGCTCTTATTATCCAACCCCAGGATGGTTCTTCCTACCCATTCACAACCCCTAACCGACAAGCTCCCATTCTTCTTG GAGAATGGTGGAACTCGAACCCCATTGATGTAGTCAGAGAGGCGACCCGAACCGGAGGCACTCCAAACGTCTCTGATGCCTACACCATCAACGGTCAACCGGGCGACCTCTACAACTGCTCCAGCCCTCAAG ACACGGTGGTGATTACGGTGGATTCCGGCGAGACGAACCTCCTACGGGTGATCAATGCGGCGCTGAACCAACAGCTCTTCTTCACAGTTGCCAACCACAAGCTCACGGTGGTGGGTGCCGATGCTTCCTACTTAAAGCCTTTCACCACCTCAGTCCTCATGCTGGGGCCAGGTCAGACCACCGACATCCTCATCACAGCCGATCAGACCCCTGCCCGCTACTACATGGCAGCCCGTGCCTACAACAGCGCTCAGGGCGCACCTTTCGATAACACCACTACCACCGCCATCCTCGAATACAAGTCCGCACCTTGCCTGGCCAATAACTCCTCCTGCTCCACTCCCCCAGTCTTACCCTCCTTGCCCGCCTACAACGACACCAACACTGCCACCGCCTTCGCCGCTAGCTTCAGAAGTCGAACCAAGGTCCAAGTCCCCACCGACATCGACCAAAACTTGTTCTTCACCGTCGGTTTGGGGCTCCTCAACTGTCCACCGGGGGCCAGTGCTAGCAACTGTCAAGCCCCCAATCGAACCCGCTTCATTGCTAGCATGAACAACGTTTCTTTTGCTCTCCCCTCCAATTTCTCCCTTCTCCAAGCCCACCAGCAAAGCATCCCAGGAGTGTTCACTACCGATTTCCCGGCAGCCCCGGCTGTGCAATTCGACTATACCGGTAACGTTAGCCGGTCACTCTGGCAACCTGTTCGAGGGACCAAGTTGTACAGGTTGAAGTATGGTTCCGGGGTGCAAATAGTCTTGCAGGGTACCAGCATCTTCACTGCGGAGAACCATCCCATTCATCTTCATGGCTATGACTTCTACATCATTGCCCAGGGTTTTGGGAATTTCAATCCTAAAACTGATACTTCCAAATTCAACCTCGTTGATCCGCCACTGAGGAATACTGTTGGAGTACCTGTGAAGGGATGGGCTGTGATTCGATTCATCGCTGATAACCCag GAGTTTGGCTGATGCATTGTCACTTGGACGTTCATCTCAATTGGGGATTGGCTACGGCTTTTCTGGTTGAGGATGGTGTTGGAGAGTTACAGTCCTTACAGCCACCTCCAGATGATCTACCCATTTGTTAG